The Agrobacterium vitis genome has a segment encoding these proteins:
- a CDS encoding RHS repeat-associated core domain-containing protein — MPDGGETNYVPTTRSYVDKNGVQTNERAIPHTNTSTYYDNGKACVVAGATSAEDEAHKKLRQEILARLYEEKKQLESETDQAYSDRTERMAMALAGPEYIDTGNTISRQGRLNMVNSDIQKYENGYPVYTFKDNLKNVATAPVRLFDGAVGLAKGLGNTLLDLGKGGAAGELMQSDDPELRKEGERLAKEAGDNLANRGKSAAHAIIFALPNMAKQASDGNWGEPVGDTVAGYGAGKALEFGAGALKGTTPAVRAADDAATSGATVVGEPVSVTNGEYLETWRDFLIPGTLGFDGARYMGLKLALPARYTTPLGPCQISMVDEVFSNPARGKLLFHTADGKAIDFDRPFNFLPSINAAYPHLELKAPWLKQLELKDRGIVKHFRQYDDDVYRLEKLDDLNGNSLTFLRSDAGWLEKIEGPDGLSLIFDNDAQGQRTRIALIGTEGSELELARYTYDAKGRMREATCAFGMSVHYVWERDRDLLVSWNNLTRQSETHFTYDDDGRVVHTRTNGIWNNDRFDYREGETDYLPGGVEAQAQTFRYDEHENVTAEIDALGGVVAHGYDRHGFRISTKNQNGYESRTRYDVHGNVKELTDPEGRSTVYGWGDNGELLIAIDGAGNKRTYKHDDNANVISEKDAEGHETRLVRDARGRVVETHFPNGAIERRAWDAHNRLASVTDVKGNTSRFVYDVFGRLVETIGPTGAVTKHIYRAGAGGFGTVSAVIRADGVQVTRSFDGAGQLATVTDGEGRMWHYRYGAFGVLQAIVDPKGGELKLATDIEGRVISVTNAVGRVYSFERDAAGRVVVEEDFDGRVWRYARDAAGQITETVKPDGAKLRYAYDKSGLIKRIEGFTAKGEPEDITRFWYDARGLLISAENSAALVEFERDRNGRIIGESLNGKRIKSRRDAMGNRILREITGAGGSLAQYIRDPLGAVEQMVAGDTEITFKRDVLGRETERRMGGFHLLQRFDAAGQLAAQAAGPAVAGGLDVSRLGWNIPGGGGERSARARPGHIHRIYEYDRAFAPTSIDDGLWGKRQYTYDDNGQLTDSEAAFGSERYHYDEARNLAGASSSVTIAEQPTPYGRAFDETFGSTVPAPKPSGWQRSAGGVVQIAKGPKGEKIQLTHDDCGRLIERRVERDGFRPQRWRYRWDAHDRLVGVTTLEGEEWLFRYDPFGRRVSKVHRFAEKDRHRAALRWPSLIGGDGVPRPSRSGSDAQERDHDLPDVGTAYLWDGDHMVAEAPLFLDGHIAWNEATHWQFEEDSHRLLAKQLPSGEMLAIVSDHLGTPKEMFDAKGTLLWAADHHVWGAVRTTKTFGSLAALPKHDRPPDELHCPWRFPGQYEDAETGLCYNRHRHYDPLTGQYASPDPIGLAGGDRPQGYVNNPNTLVDVLGLSQTVWSFINETQPPVEGSVIPKSFELSLPDGKKVWVHPNATKHMVDDAAAIAVKRKRLPSGWSEEASKLYQQQQLRSLRGAVSDAAKNGIPMDQMLKVDGWELIFSPARQAGDLPVLKHARPYGAY, encoded by the coding sequence GTGCCTGATGGCGGTGAAACAAATTACGTTCCGACAACACGCAGCTATGTCGATAAAAATGGCGTGCAGACGAACGAGCGCGCCATTCCGCATACAAACACGAGCACTTATTACGACAATGGCAAGGCATGCGTAGTTGCTGGTGCTACCTCTGCCGAAGACGAAGCTCATAAAAAGCTCAGACAAGAAATCCTGGCGCGACTTTATGAGGAGAAGAAACAGCTCGAAAGCGAAACTGATCAGGCATACTCGGATCGAACCGAGCGGATGGCTATGGCTCTGGCAGGCCCAGAATACATCGACACGGGCAATACTATTTCCCGGCAGGGCCGTCTCAACATGGTGAATTCGGACATCCAGAAATACGAAAATGGTTATCCGGTATACACTTTCAAAGATAATCTAAAAAACGTTGCGACTGCGCCAGTGCGTCTCTTCGATGGTGCTGTTGGTCTTGCAAAGGGTCTGGGAAACACTTTGCTCGATCTGGGAAAAGGAGGGGCTGCTGGGGAATTGATGCAATCGGATGATCCCGAGCTTCGAAAAGAGGGTGAACGGCTAGCAAAAGAGGCTGGCGATAATTTGGCAAACCGCGGCAAATCCGCGGCCCACGCTATTATCTTCGCCCTCCCCAATATGGCAAAGCAGGCTAGTGACGGAAATTGGGGAGAGCCGGTCGGCGACACTGTTGCCGGCTATGGTGCTGGTAAAGCGCTCGAATTCGGTGCGGGCGCTTTAAAAGGTACCACCCCGGCAGTCCGTGCAGCGGACGATGCCGCGACTTCTGGCGCAACCGTCGTCGGCGAACCCGTGTCTGTCACCAACGGCGAGTACCTCGAGACCTGGCGCGATTTCCTCATTCCCGGCACGCTTGGCTTTGACGGCGCACGGTATATGGGCCTCAAGCTCGCCCTGCCCGCTCGCTATACCACCCCGCTCGGGCCGTGCCAGATTTCCATGGTCGACGAGGTGTTTTCCAACCCGGCGCGTGGCAAGCTGCTGTTTCACACTGCCGATGGCAAAGCGATTGATTTCGACCGACCCTTCAATTTCCTCCCGTCGATCAATGCCGCCTATCCGCATCTGGAGCTGAAAGCCCCTTGGCTGAAGCAGCTGGAGCTCAAGGATCGCGGCATCGTCAAGCACTTCAGGCAGTATGACGACGATGTCTACCGGCTGGAAAAGCTCGATGACCTCAATGGCAACAGCCTGACCTTCCTGCGCTCGGATGCTGGCTGGCTGGAAAAGATCGAGGGGCCGGATGGCCTTTCGCTGATTTTTGACAATGACGCGCAAGGCCAGCGCACCCGCATCGCGCTGATCGGCACTGAAGGCTCCGAGCTGGAACTAGCGCGCTACACCTATGATGCCAAGGGACGGATGCGGGAAGCCACCTGCGCCTTCGGCATGTCGGTCCATTACGTCTGGGAAAGAGACCGGGACCTTCTTGTCTCGTGGAATAACCTGACACGCCAGTCCGAAACCCATTTTACCTATGACGACGATGGCCGGGTGGTGCACACCCGCACCAACGGCATCTGGAACAATGACCGGTTTGATTACCGCGAAGGCGAGACCGATTATCTCCCCGGCGGTGTGGAGGCGCAAGCCCAGACCTTCCGCTATGACGAGCATGAAAACGTCACTGCGGAAATCGATGCGCTGGGCGGCGTGGTGGCGCATGGCTATGATCGCCACGGCTTTCGGATTTCGACCAAGAACCAGAACGGCTATGAAAGCCGCACGCGCTATGACGTCCACGGCAATGTCAAGGAACTGACCGACCCGGAAGGCCGCTCTACGGTCTATGGCTGGGGTGACAATGGCGAACTGCTGATTGCCATCGATGGTGCCGGAAACAAACGGACCTACAAGCATGATGACAACGCCAATGTCATCAGCGAGAAGGACGCCGAAGGCCATGAGACCCGATTGGTGCGCGATGCCAGGGGCCGGGTGGTGGAAACCCATTTCCCCAATGGCGCGATCGAGCGGCGGGCATGGGATGCGCATAACCGTCTGGCCTCGGTTACCGATGTCAAAGGCAATACCAGCCGCTTTGTCTACGATGTCTTTGGCCGTCTGGTGGAAACCATCGGCCCAACGGGTGCTGTCACCAAACACATCTACCGGGCCGGTGCGGGTGGCTTTGGTACCGTCAGCGCCGTTATCCGTGCCGATGGTGTGCAGGTCACGCGCTCGTTTGATGGTGCAGGCCAGCTTGCCACAGTAACGGATGGCGAGGGGCGCATGTGGCACTATCGCTACGGTGCCTTCGGTGTGTTGCAAGCCATCGTCGATCCCAAGGGTGGGGAGCTAAAACTTGCCACTGATATCGAAGGCCGGGTCATCTCCGTTACCAATGCCGTTGGCCGTGTCTATAGCTTTGAGCGGGATGCAGCCGGACGGGTCGTGGTCGAAGAGGATTTCGATGGCCGGGTCTGGCGCTACGCCCGCGATGCCGCAGGCCAGATTACCGAAACGGTCAAGCCGGATGGCGCAAAGCTGCGCTACGCCTATGACAAATCCGGCCTGATCAAACGGATCGAAGGCTTTACCGCCAAAGGCGAGCCGGAAGATATCACGCGCTTCTGGTACGATGCCCGTGGCCTGCTGATCAGTGCCGAGAACAGTGCCGCACTTGTGGAATTCGAGCGAGACCGCAATGGCCGCATCATCGGCGAAAGCCTGAACGGCAAGCGCATCAAATCCAGACGCGATGCGATGGGCAACCGTATCCTGCGCGAGATCACCGGCGCAGGCGGCTCTCTTGCCCAGTATATCCGCGATCCGCTAGGCGCCGTTGAGCAGATGGTGGCAGGCGACACCGAGATCACCTTCAAACGCGATGTGCTGGGCCGTGAAACCGAACGCCGCATGGGTGGCTTCCATCTGCTGCAGAGATTCGATGCGGCGGGCCAGCTTGCCGCCCAGGCAGCCGGTCCCGCAGTGGCGGGGGGCCTTGATGTCTCGCGGTTAGGCTGGAACATCCCTGGCGGCGGTGGTGAACGCTCGGCACGCGCCAGGCCCGGACATATCCACCGCATCTACGAATATGACCGCGCCTTTGCCCCTACCAGCATTGACGATGGCCTGTGGGGCAAACGGCAATACACCTATGATGACAACGGCCAACTGACGGATTCTGAAGCCGCCTTTGGCTCGGAACGCTATCACTATGACGAGGCCCGCAATCTGGCTGGTGCCTCGTCGTCTGTCACGATTGCCGAACAGCCTACCCCCTATGGCCGGGCCTTTGACGAGACCTTCGGCTCCACCGTACCTGCACCCAAGCCAAGCGGCTGGCAGCGCAGCGCCGGCGGCGTGGTGCAGATCGCCAAGGGACCCAAAGGCGAAAAGATTCAGCTCACTCATGACGACTGCGGCCGCCTGATCGAGCGGCGGGTCGAGCGTGACGGCTTCAGGCCACAGCGCTGGCGCTATCGCTGGGATGCCCATGACCGGCTGGTGGGCGTGACCACCCTGGAGGGCGAGGAGTGGCTGTTCCGCTACGATCCCTTTGGCCGTCGAGTGTCCAAAGTCCACCGCTTTGCCGAGAAAGACCGCCACAGAGCCGCCCTGCGCTGGCCAAGCCTTATCGGCGGCGATGGCGTGCCGCGGCCATCAAGATCAGGATCTGACGCCCAAGAGCGCGATCACGATCTGCCCGATGTGGGCACGGCATATCTCTGGGACGGCGATCATATGGTGGCGGAAGCGCCGCTGTTCCTTGACGGTCATATCGCCTGGAATGAGGCAACCCACTGGCAGTTCGAGGAGGACAGCCATCGGCTTCTGGCCAAGCAACTCCCCTCCGGCGAGATGCTGGCGATCGTCAGCGATCACCTCGGCACACCAAAAGAAATGTTCGACGCCAAGGGGACGTTACTCTGGGCCGCCGACCACCATGTCTGGGGTGCCGTCCGCACCACCAAAACCTTCGGCTCCCTTGCCGCCCTCCCCAAGCACGACCGCCCGCCGGACGAACTCCACTGCCCCTGGCGGTTTCCGGGGCAATACGAGGATGCCGAGACCGGCCTCTGCTACAACCGCCATCGGCATTATGACCCGTTGACCGGGCAATATGCCTCACCGGATCCGATCGGGCTTGCAGGTGGAGATCGGCCGCAGGGGTATGTGAATAATCCGAATACGCTGGTCGATGTGTTGGGATTATCTCAGACTGTTTGGTCCTTTATAAATGAAACGCAGCCTCCAGTTGAGGGATCAGTCATCCCTAAATCCTTTGAATTGTCTCTACCGGACGGAAAAAAAGTTTGGGTTCATCCAAATGCGACTAAACATATGGTTGACGATGCAGCCGCAATTGCGGTGAAACGAAAGAGGTTACCTTCTGGCTGGAGTGAAGAAGCTTCAAAACTGTATCAGCAACAGCAACTACGGAGTCTAAGGGGGGCTGTGAGCGATGCGGCGAAAAACGGAATTCCAATGGATCAGATGCTCAAGGTGGATGGTTGGGAACTCATTTTTTCTCCGGCACGACAGGCAGGGGACCTACCAGTATTAAAGCATGCTAGACCATATGGAGCGTACTAG
- a CDS encoding PAAR-like domain-containing protein: protein MTMAKISARKCASNVIVSTTPDVCWTPVGSDVVKVGYTSIAFLDTAIRHSTTVRNNGKFDFQLNSRTAKSTGHEPGTKKGVKVPGYLGPAHVEVASHFVFSEGWATVSHRDPAWINRPDPGPVEPEKSQEPAPVILAANDGTPGNNRAQNAQVDAVCRMLKLTKDQRQMLHREIGGQNFGFQEILECAKDMFNK from the coding sequence ATGACCATGGCAAAGATCTCTGCCCGCAAATGCGCGTCCAACGTCATCGTCTCGACCACACCCGATGTCTGCTGGACACCGGTCGGATCGGATGTGGTGAAAGTGGGCTATACCTCAATCGCCTTTCTGGACACAGCAATCAGACATTCGACGACAGTACGCAACAATGGCAAGTTTGACTTTCAGCTGAATTCGCGCACGGCCAAATCAACGGGCCATGAGCCGGGCACGAAGAAGGGCGTCAAAGTGCCGGGCTATCTTGGTCCTGCCCATGTCGAAGTTGCCTCGCATTTCGTATTTTCTGAGGGTTGGGCGACTGTCAGCCATCGCGATCCGGCATGGATCAACCGACCTGATCCAGGGCCAGTGGAGCCGGAGAAGTCGCAAGAGCCGGCACCGGTCATACTCGCCGCAAATGACGGCACACCAGGGAACAATCGAGCTCAGAATGCCCAGGTTGATGCCGTTTGTAGGATGCTGAAACTGACAAAAGACCAAAGGCAAATGCTTCACCGGGAAATAGGCGGTCAAAACTTTGGATTCCAGGAGATACTGGAATGCGCCAAGGACATGTTCAACAAATGA